The genomic stretch CAGTGCAGGGTTGTCGAGATGGCCAATCCACTAACGTCAGATCTAATTTAATAAAGGCAAATTTACTGGTGAAATCAGCTAATTTGGGAATTAACCAATTATGGCAAATCGACGTATTTACTTTAATGCGCAAGACATCAGACTGTTGTTGGCCAAATAATATTTGCGTTTGTAATTTAAGGTGTTGTAGTGATCCGGATACCACGGGTAAGTACTGTTGCGCGGCTTGGGTTAATGTCACGCCACGTTGATTACGAATAAACAAAGTACAATTAAGGAACTGCTCAAGATTTTTTAGCTGTTGGCTTACCGCTGCTTGGGTAACGTGAAGTTCACGTGATGCCGCGCCTATTGAGCCGAGTCGAGATACAGCTTCGAAAGCTAATAATGAACGTTGTGGTGGAAGCATACATAACCTTAACCATAAAATGGCTAAGGTAGTGTATTTTTATGACAGTATGATGAAACTTGTTGATAAGACTATTTATTAATGGCGACTCTAGTTTATTAATGGCTAATAGTTGTTGAGAAAATATTAATAATGACACTGCCGAGTAAGATCAAACTTATCCCTAAAATGGCCACCCAGTCGAGTTGTTGGCCATACCACAACCAGCTAATCACAGTAACGAGTATGATCCCCGCACCACACCAGATCGCATACGCGATACCAATTGGCACTGATTTGATGGTGACCGACAGTAAGAAAAACGCCAGCGCATAGCAAATTAATACAATCGCACTGATTAACGGCTGACTGAATTGCTGAGTTTTTGGTAATAACGACGTTGCGATCACCTCAAAGATAATCGCCAGCAGCAGTAATAAATTAGGGGACATTGTAGTCAGTATTTTCATCATGGTGTTTTAATCGTTTCTATCAATATTAATGAGCGCGCCACAATACCTGAATAACATGACAGTATCCAGCGCATCAGTATTAGATTTATTGATGTTGGTATTAACTTAAATTACCATTTTTATATATAGGTAACACTTGTTCACTTATTGTTTTTCTGGTAAATGTTTCGTATTACTCGTAACGTCATGTAAATATAGATTTATTTAAGTTAATGTAAATTTAAAATTAAAGTTAAAATATTGATGGATCATTCTAGAGTACGAGTGTAAGCTCATTTAACTTTTAGGGAGACCGCTACATGCTTAATGTTTTAACCAATAAATTATCACTGACGTTATTTAATAACGATACGTTTAAGGCTTACTTCGCCCCATTTTCAACGAAACCTATTGCCGTACTGATGGGGGAGATGTTTGCTGCGACAGTCGTGAAAATGAAAACTGAAAATAATGATATGTATTCATTAACACTAGCGATTTCAGGCAAGGTCAATGAACAGCATTTTTCTTTTCAGCCAGGGCAATATATTGAGCTGCAAGTAAAAAAGAATGGTAGCTACATTAAACGTCCTTTTACTATTTCATCTTCGTTAGCGCAATTACAGCAAGATAAAACCATCACCTTAACCATTAAAAAACAATTTGCAGGCCGTGTTACGCCTTGGTTATCAAGTGCTATTAAGCAAGGTGAAATGTTAGGTGTTTCACCTGCGAAAGGTGATTTTGTATTGAACCGTTTATCAAAAATGGCAGTAAATAAAGAGGTGATCTTTATTGCTGGTGGCAGTGGTATTACGCCTTTTCATAGCTTGCTGTTATCACATGTTGCGAATAACCCGACGATTAACTTCACTCTATTGTATTTTGCCCGTGCTAATCAACATGCATTAAACGGCAGCTTAGTGGCATTAGAGTTAGAGCATAACAACTTCACCTTGAAATTATTACAACGTGAGCGAGATGGCCATTGTTCTGCAGCCCATATCAATGCCGTGACGAGCGACTTGCAGCATAGTGAAGTTTATATTTGTGGTCCAAATAGCATGATGGATAGTACGCGAGAATTATTATTGGACATGGGTCTACCTGAAGGCGCACTGCATCTTGAGCAGTTTGGCTTAGCAAGTTTTCGCAATGTCGATCTGAATGTTGTGCGTAACGTGTCGTTTGCAATAACCAATAAAGAGGTCGTTGTGGATGAAGACAATCAGAAAACACTGTTAATACTTGCCGAAGACAACGTCGTTCCAGCTAAATATGGCTGCCGTATGGGTATTTGCCAAGAATGTAAATGTAAAAAAGTAAGTGGTGTGGTTTATAACAGCCAAACAAAAACATATTCAGATACCGGTGAAGAAGATATTCAAGCTTGTATCAGTGTACCAGTGACTGATGTCGTGATTAATTTATAGGGGTAAGATGATGGCAGAGTTAAATAAAGAGTTAAATAAAGAGTTAAATAAAGAACTAAATAAGAACTTTGGTCAAAAGTTAAATGAAGAGCAATTAGAACAACTGGCAATAGATCTTGATGGCGTAAAAGCCAAAGCCATGGAACAAGTAGGTAGTACGGATGAACGTTATATTAAAAAGGTTGTACGCCAGCAGCGTAGCTTAGAAATTGCCGGACGTATTTGCTTGGTATTGGGTTTTATGTCGCTGTATTTCTGGGGGGTGGGCGTGCTGCTATTAAGCGCATCGAAGATCTTAGATAATATGGAAATTGGCCATAACGTGCTGCATGGTCAATATGATTGGATGAACGATCCAACGTTGAACTCGCAAACATTTGAATGGGATAATGCCTGCAGTTCAGAATCATGGAAGCGCGTGCATAATTACGAACACCATACTTACACTAATATTGTCGGTAAAGATCGTGACTTTGGTTATGGATTACTACGCTTAAGTGATGACTTCTCTTGGCGCTTACGTAATACATGGCAGTTTGGTACTTACCTGGTGCTCAGTACTTTATTTCAGTGGGGTATCGCCTTTCATGAAATGGCAGGTGAACGGGTATTCTTTGGTAAGAAAAAAGCGGGTCGTACATCACACGTTGATGTTGAGCAATTAAAGAAAGTATTCTATAGCAAATCAACGCGTCAAATTCTCAAAGATTACGTTATCTTCCCATTATTAGCGGGCCCGTTTTTTGTGATGGTATTGCTGGGTAATTTAGCGGCTAATTTACTGCGTAATTTTTGGACTTCCACGATTATTTTCTGTGGTCACTTCCCAACAGAAGTGTATACCTTTACCGAAAAAGAATGTGAAGATGAATCACGTGGGCATTGGTATTATCGTCAAATTTTAGGATCTGCTAATTTAACAGGTCCTAAATGGTTTCATATTTTAACGGGCCATTTAAGCTGCCAGGTAGAGCATCACTTATTCCCTGAAGTACCTGCACACCGTTATGTTGCAATGTCGAAAGAGGTACAAGTGATTGCGGCTAAATACGGTATTGCTTATAACACCGGTAGTTTCTTTAGCCAGTATGCTTCAGTTGTACAACGAGTGATTTATTTCTCTTTCCCTGTCGGTAAAGTGACAGGTAAGAAAGCGGCGCTGTATCCACGCTTTTAACCCGTAAATACTCCGTTAATATACTGAGCACGCATTAAGGGTATCAGACATTTTGCCAACAAATGTCTATATCCTTGTGTTGGGTTAATTATGTCTACTTCCAGACTATTTATTTCCAAATCAGTTGCGGCCAGTTTTGTACTTGTGCATGCAGGGCTAATTGCGGGCAAGGGTTAACAACATGCGGATATTGGCTAAATAAGCATAGGGGCAGGTCGTTAATCGAGTCGGTATAAAAATAGCTATCGCTATAAACTTCGGTTTGTTCTGCTAACCAAGACTGTAAACGGATAACTTTACCATCTCGGTAACTGGCAACCCCCAGAATATTCGCCGTATAGCAGCTATCTTCTATCTGCATGTCAATGCCCATCGCATGCTCAATACCCAGCTTTATCGCTACTTTTTTAACAATAAAACTCACCGTCGCCGAGATCAATACCGTGGTGATCTTGTCTTGCTTTAGCTGTGCTAACAGTTGTTGTGCTTGCGGGAATACCATTGGCATAATATATTTTTCGACACATTCATCAACCAAGCAATCAACTTGCTGTTTCGTCAAATATGCAAGCGGTGCCATGGCAAAATTAAGGTATTCTGGCATATCTAATTTACCGGCAGAATACAGACTCATTAAGCGTTTATCTTCGGCTAAAAAATTACTGTCGGTGATAATACCTTTCTCGACTAAAAACTGATGCCATAACATGGCGCTATCAGCTGCAATTAAGGTTTCGTCTAAATCAAAAATATACAGTGGTTGGCTCATAGTATGCTCTCTTAACTGACCTGTTGTAATTCGTTGAGGTTAAACAATAGTTCTAGCGGTGTACCCGTTGCGAATAAGCGTTCTGATGAACGATTTAATAAATCGACGGTAATATCATAGCCTTTTACATCGACCTGGTAACGGATCACGTTCCC from Moritella marina ATCC 15381 encodes the following:
- a CDS encoding DMT family transporter, producing MMKILTTMSPNLLLLLAIIFEVIATSLLPKTQQFSQPLISAIVLICYALAFFLLSVTIKSVPIGIAYAIWCGAGIILVTVISWLWYGQQLDWVAILGISLILLGSVIINIFSTTISH
- a CDS encoding ferredoxin reductase, with the translated sequence MLNVLTNKLSLTLFNNDTFKAYFAPFSTKPIAVLMGEMFAATVVKMKTENNDMYSLTLAISGKVNEQHFSFQPGQYIELQVKKNGSYIKRPFTISSSLAQLQQDKTITLTIKKQFAGRVTPWLSSAIKQGEMLGVSPAKGDFVLNRLSKMAVNKEVIFIAGGSGITPFHSLLLSHVANNPTINFTLLYFARANQHALNGSLVALELEHNNFTLKLLQRERDGHCSAAHINAVTSDLQHSEVYICGPNSMMDSTRELLLDMGLPEGALHLEQFGLASFRNVDLNVVRNVSFAITNKEVVVDEDNQKTLLILAEDNVVPAKYGCRMGICQECKCKKVSGVVYNSQTKTYSDTGEEDIQACISVPVTDVVINL
- a CDS encoding acyl-CoA desaturase, translated to MEQVGSTDERYIKKVVRQQRSLEIAGRICLVLGFMSLYFWGVGVLLLSASKILDNMEIGHNVLHGQYDWMNDPTLNSQTFEWDNACSSESWKRVHNYEHHTYTNIVGKDRDFGYGLLRLSDDFSWRLRNTWQFGTYLVLSTLFQWGIAFHEMAGERVFFGKKKAGRTSHVDVEQLKKVFYSKSTRQILKDYVIFPLLAGPFFVMVLLGNLAANLLRNFWTSTIIFCGHFPTEVYTFTEKECEDESRGHWYYRQILGSANLTGPKWFHILTGHLSCQVEHHLFPEVPAHRYVAMSKEVQVIAAKYGIAYNTGSFFSQYASVVQRVIYFSFPVGKVTGKKAALYPRF
- a CDS encoding HAD family hydrolase, giving the protein MSQPLYIFDLDETLIAADSAMLWHQFLVEKGIITDSNFLAEDKRLMSLYSAGKLDMPEYLNFAMAPLAYLTKQQVDCLVDECVEKYIMPMVFPQAQQLLAQLKQDKITTVLISATVSFIVKKVAIKLGIEHAMGIDMQIEDSCYTANILGVASYRDGKVIRLQSWLAEQTEVYSDSYFYTDSINDLPLCLFSQYPHVVNPCPQLALHAQVQNWPQLIWK